In one window of Leifsonia sp. NPDC080035 DNA:
- a CDS encoding sugar transferase produces the protein MNRRYVRARSVADRVVAAVLLVPALPVMAVIALTIAVRMGRPVLFRQQRIGMGGRSFEILKFRTMVPDAERIGGGYFPDGLDLVPPLGRFLRRSSLDELPQLLNVVRGDMAFIGPRPALVSQFARYTPEQKRRVSVPQGITGLAQVVYRNDAPWSKRIELDVHYAEHIGLRMDARVLALTVRGLLTASGVVEGQTAADVDDLAPPADTGIPTERGELS, from the coding sequence ATGAATCGACGCTACGTGCGGGCGCGCTCGGTCGCGGACCGCGTCGTCGCCGCGGTCCTTCTCGTCCCCGCGCTGCCCGTGATGGCCGTCATCGCGCTGACGATCGCCGTCAGGATGGGCCGGCCGGTCCTGTTCCGCCAGCAACGGATCGGCATGGGCGGCCGTTCGTTCGAGATCCTGAAGTTCCGGACGATGGTGCCGGATGCCGAACGCATCGGCGGAGGGTACTTCCCAGACGGCCTCGACCTGGTACCGCCCCTCGGTCGGTTCCTCCGGCGGTCCAGCCTCGATGAGCTCCCGCAGCTGCTGAACGTCGTGCGCGGAGACATGGCGTTCATCGGCCCGCGACCGGCGCTGGTGAGCCAGTTCGCGCGCTACACGCCAGAGCAGAAGCGTCGAGTGTCGGTTCCGCAGGGGATCACCGGCCTCGCCCAGGTCGTCTACCGAAACGACGCGCCGTGGTCGAAGCGGATCGAGCTCGATGTCCACTACGCGGAGCACATCGGTCTGCGGATGGACGCGCGCGTTCTCGCCCTCACCGTGCGCGGGCTTCTGACCGCATCGGGTGTCGTCGAGGGCCAGACCGCGGCCGACGTGGACGATCTCGCACCGCCCGCCGACACCGGCATCCCGACCGAACGAGGAGAACTATCGTGA
- a CDS encoding glycosyltransferase family 4 protein — translation MRILMVSQYYRPEGAHVVNELAETLAERGHEVVVLTGFPNYPAGVLFEGYRQSWRSVESDGAVTVRRVPLVTSHSSNPLGRILNYASFALSTLTASGLARRADVVYVYATQMTAALAPAIWRAFGGAPYVLHVQDLWPESITESGMLPPAVSKTVERSLSGWLRWTYQRAAATIAIAPTMLRTLRTRGVPRDRGHVVFNWGRRIADPTDPAAGGETGENEADGVGLDVMYAGTLGDLQDLDTAIHAAHLASDLEGFTLHIVGGGLAEPRLRRLAEELGTTNVRFHGLVPSDRMAAMYRRSHFQLVPLRDIEIFRGTIPSKFQASMSLGIPVVTTVAGDLTEIVRTNELGFAARPEDPASLARAFREAHAASAEQRSAFAERALDYYDKTMTRETSTARIEQILATAATEGTR, via the coding sequence ATGAGGATCCTCATGGTGAGCCAGTACTACAGGCCCGAGGGCGCGCACGTGGTGAACGAGTTGGCGGAGACACTCGCCGAGCGCGGACACGAGGTCGTCGTCCTCACCGGTTTCCCGAACTATCCGGCTGGCGTGCTGTTCGAGGGCTACCGCCAGTCGTGGCGGTCCGTGGAGAGCGACGGCGCCGTGACGGTCCGGCGAGTGCCGCTGGTGACGAGCCACTCGTCGAATCCCCTCGGGCGCATCCTCAACTACGCCAGCTTCGCCCTGTCGACGCTCACGGCCTCCGGGCTCGCCCGGCGCGCCGACGTCGTCTACGTGTACGCGACGCAGATGACGGCGGCTCTCGCTCCCGCGATCTGGCGCGCGTTCGGCGGTGCACCGTACGTACTGCACGTGCAGGACCTGTGGCCCGAGTCCATCACCGAGTCCGGCATGCTGCCCCCGGCCGTTTCGAAGACCGTCGAACGCTCGCTGTCGGGTTGGCTGCGCTGGACGTACCAGCGGGCGGCTGCGACGATCGCGATCGCTCCGACCATGCTGCGTACACTGCGTACGCGCGGTGTACCGCGTGATCGCGGCCACGTGGTGTTCAACTGGGGCAGGCGGATCGCCGATCCGACCGATCCAGCCGCGGGCGGCGAAACCGGCGAGAACGAAGCCGACGGGGTGGGGCTCGATGTGATGTATGCAGGGACTCTCGGCGATCTGCAGGACCTCGACACGGCGATCCACGCCGCGCATCTCGCGTCGGACCTGGAAGGGTTCACGCTGCACATTGTCGGCGGAGGGCTGGCGGAACCGCGGCTCCGGCGCCTCGCCGAAGAGCTCGGCACCACCAACGTGCGGTTCCACGGCCTCGTCCCCTCGGACCGGATGGCGGCGATGTACCGACGGTCGCACTTCCAACTGGTGCCACTGCGCGATATCGAGATCTTCCGGGGCACGATACCGTCCAAGTTCCAGGCGAGCATGTCCCTCGGGATCCCTGTGGTGACGACCGTCGCCGGCGACCTCACCGAGATCGTACGGACGAACGAGCTGGGGTTCGCCGCGCGGCCAGAGGACCCGGCGTCGCTCGCTCGGGCGTTCCGCGAAGCGCACGCGGCGTCGGCGGAGCAGCGCTCCGCGTTCGCCGAGCGGGCGCTCGACTACTACGACAAGACGATGACGCGAGAGACGTCGACGGCCCGGATCGAGCAGATCCTCGCCACGGCGGCTACGGAGGGCACCCGATGA
- a CDS encoding GNAT family protein: MNAAEPTVALRPVERTDLAFLRELSNEPFVRDHVVGWDWPLSLAGQEAWYETTLRDSATRRFIVETAAGQPIGMTGLWDMNWRDRTALTALKLGGAEDVRGRGYGTSAIRAVMDFAFLDAGLNKLYSTILADNDASRAAYVRKCGWTEEGVLREHVWRHGRYVDLIQIGMLRSDFDALRAREDSRA; encoded by the coding sequence GTGAACGCTGCAGAGCCGACCGTCGCCCTTCGCCCCGTCGAACGGACCGACCTCGCCTTCCTGCGCGAGCTCTCCAACGAACCGTTCGTGCGGGACCACGTGGTCGGCTGGGATTGGCCGCTCTCGCTCGCAGGACAGGAGGCGTGGTACGAGACGACCCTGCGGGACAGCGCCACGAGGCGTTTCATCGTCGAGACGGCCGCCGGCCAGCCCATCGGCATGACCGGCCTCTGGGATATGAACTGGCGCGACCGCACCGCGCTCACGGCTCTGAAACTCGGCGGCGCGGAAGACGTGCGCGGCCGTGGTTACGGCACCAGTGCCATCCGCGCCGTGATGGACTTCGCGTTCCTCGACGCAGGCCTGAACAAGCTGTACAGCACGATCCTCGCCGACAACGATGCCTCCAGGGCGGCGTACGTTCGCAAGTGCGGCTGGACCGAGGAGGGCGTGCTGCGCGAACATGTCTGGCGCCACGGCCGCTATGTCGACCTCATCCAGATCGGGATGCTGCGCTCCGACTTCGACGCCCTCCGTGCTCGGGAGGACTCCCGCGCATGA